The Mustela erminea isolate mMusErm1 chromosome 18, mMusErm1.Pri, whole genome shotgun sequence genome has a window encoding:
- the GPATCH8 gene encoding G patch domain-containing protein 8 isoform X3 — protein MGMGRMEMELDYAEDATERRRVLEVEKEDTEELRQKYKDYVDKEKAIAKALEDLRANFYCELCDKQYQKHQEFDNHINSYDHAHKQEGTQDYYESEIMADVLKANPSNLGAQITRRLKDLKQREFARNVSSRSRKDEKKQEKALRRLHELAEQRKQAECAPGSGPMFRPTTVAVDEEGGEDDKDESATNSGTSAAATCGLGSEFSTDKGGPFTAVQITNTTGLAQAPGLASQGISFGIKNNLGTPLQKLGVSFSFAKKAPVKLESIASVFKDHAEEGTSEDGTKADEKGSDQGLQKMGDSDGNSNLDGKKEDEDPQDGGSLASTLSKLKRMKREEGAGAAEPEYYHYIPPAHCKVKPNFPFLLFMRASEQMEGDNSIHPKNALESKKSSSPKPKGCIKVAASQGAEKTVDEVPEQQTATSVTEPSDPGSKAETKKASGGDVSEQNVESPSQKGSENQICESNPSKETCQVIAAGKESQEGPKHPTGPFFPVLSKDESTALQWPSELLIFTKAEPSISYSCNPLYFDFKLSRNKDARAKGTEKPKDAGGSSKDHLQGLDAGEPNKTKEGGENVEHSSGGRMDAPASGSGCSSLNKQEPGGSHGSETEDTGRSLPSKKERSGKSHRHKKKKKHKKSSKHKRKHKPDPEEKSSKTESGEKSKKRKKRKRKKNKSSAPADSERGPKPEPPGSGSPAPPRRRRRAQDASQRRPLPAEEGGSGKKDEGGGGGDSQDHGGRKHRGEPLTASCQRRASAKRSSRSGHRSRPSSGDEDSDDASSHRLHQKSPSQYSEEEEEEEDSGSEHSRSRSRSGRHHSSHRSSRRSYSSSSDASSDQSCYSRQRSYSDDSYSDYSDRSRRHSKRSHDSDDSDYASSKHRSKRHKYSSSDDDYSLSCSPSRSRSRSHTRERSRSRGRSRSSSCSRSRSKRRSRSTTAHSWQRSRSYSRDRSRSTRSPSQRSGSRKGSWGHESPEERRSGRRDFIRSKIYRSQSPHYFRSGRGEGPGKKEDGRGDDGKGTGPPSQNSSVGAGRGLEGDCSPEDKNSVTAKLLLEKIQSRKVERKPSVSEEVLATPNKAGLKLKDPPQGYFGPKLPPSLGNKPVLPLIGKLPATRKPNTKKCEESGLERGEEQEQSETEEGPPGGSDAPFGHQFPSEETSGPLSDPPPEEPKSEEATADHPVAPLGTPVHSDCYSGDPTISHNYLPDPSDGDTLESLDSGSQPGPVESSLLPIAPDLEHFPSYAPPSGDPSIESADGAEDASLAPLESQPITFTPEEMEKYSKLQQAAQQHIQQQLLAKQVKAFPASAALAPATPALQPIHIQQPATASATSITTVQHAILQHHAAAAAAAIGIHPHPHPQPLAQVHHIPQPHLTPISLSHLTHSIIPGHPATFLASHPIHIIPASAIHPGPFTFHPVPHAALYPTLLAPRPAAAAATALHLHPLLHPIFSGQDLQHPPSHGT, from the exons TACTGTGAACTCTGTGATAAGCAGTATCAGAAACATCAGGAATTTGACAACCATATCAACTCCTATGATcatgcacacaagcag GAAGGCACACAGGATTATTATGAATCTGAGATAATGG CTGATGTATTGAAAGCAAATCCTTCTAATTTGGGAGCCCAGATCACAAGA AGATTGAAAGATCTTAAGCAGAGAGAGTTTGCTCGAAATGTCTCTTCAAGATCCCGTAAAgatgagaagaaacaggaaaaagccCTTCGGCGGCTCCATGAATTGgcagaacaaaggaaacaagctGAATG TGCACCTGGAAGTGGTCCCATGTTCAGACCAACCACGGTGGCTGTAGATGAAGAAGGTGGAGAGGATGATAAAGATGAATCAGCTACAAACAGTGGCACAAGTGCTGCTGCCACTTGTGGCCTGGGATCTGAATTCTCCACAGATAAAGGAGGCCCTTTCACTGCAGTACAAATCACTAATACCACTGGACTGGCACAGGCCCCTGGGTTAGCCTCCCAAGGCATCAGCTTTGGCATTAAGAATAATTTAGGGACTCCACTACAAAAATTGGGAGTGTCATTTTCCTTTGCCAAGAAGGCTCCTGTCAAACTCGAATCAATAGCATCAGTTTTCAAGGACCATGCAGAGGAAGGGACTTCTGAAGATGGAACAAAAGCTGATGAGAAGGGTTCTGACCAAGGACTGCAGAAGATGGGAGACTCTGACGGTAACAGTAATCTTGATGgtaaaaaagaagatgaagaccCTCAGGATGGAGGGTCCCTTGCCTCGACGTTATCtaagttaaaaagaatgaagcGAGAAGAAGGAGCTGGGGCTGCAGAGCCAGAGTATTACCACTACATTCCCCCAGCACACTGCAAAGTAAAACCAAATTTCCCCTTCCTACTCTTTATGAGAGCCAGTGAACAAATGGAAGGTGATAATAGTATACACCCAAAGAATGCCCTAGAGAGCAAAAAAAGCAGTTCTCCCAAGCCTAAAGGCTGTATCAAGGTGGCAGCAAGCCAAGGAGCAGAGAAGACAGTTGATGAAGTCCCCGAGCAACAGACGGCAACCAGCGTCACAGAGCCCTCAGATCCTGGAAGCAAAGCTGAGACAAAAAAGGCCTCAGGAGGGGATGTAAGTGAGCAGAATGTAGAGAGTCCAAGTCAGAAGGGTTCAGAGAACCAAATATGCGAGTCGAACCCTTCTAAAGAAACCTGTCAGGTCATCGCAGCAGGGAAAGAAAGCCAGGAGGGACCCAAACATCCTACTGGTCCCTTCTTTCCGGTTTTGAGCAAAGATGAAAGCACTGCCCTCCAGTGGCCATCAGAACTCTTAATTTTTACCAAGGCAGAACCCTCCATTTCATACAGTTGTAACCCTTTATACTTTGACTTTAAACTTTCAAGGAACAAAGATGCCAGAGCTAAAGGGACAGAAAAACCAAAGGATGCAGGAGGCTCCTCAAAGGACCATCTCCAAGGCCTTGATGCTGGTGAGCCAAATAAAACCAAGGAGGGGGGAGAGAATGTAGAACATTCCTCGGGAGGCAGAATGGATGCACCTGCTTCAGGGTCTGGCTGTAGCAGTCTGAATAAGCAGGAACCTGGGGGAAGCCATGGGTCAGAGAcagaggacacagggaggagCCTTCCTAGCAAGAAAGAACGGTCTGGGAAGTCCCACcgacacaaaaagaaaaagaagcacaaaaaGTCAAGCAAACACAAACGGAAACACAAGCCTGACCCAGAAGAGAAAAGCTCTAAGACAGAATCTGGGGAAAAGTCTAAGAAGCGCAAGAAACGAAAACGAAAGAAGAATAAGTCATCAGCTCCGGCAGATTCTGAACGGGGACCCAAACCAGAACCCCCTGGGAGTGGTAGCCCTGCACCGCCCAGACGACGGCGGCGAGCTCAAGACGCTTCCCAGCGGAGGCCCCTCCCAGCTGAAGAGGGGGGCAGTGGCAAAAAGGAtgaaggtgggggtggtggcGACTCCCAGGATCACGGTGGCCGGAAACACAGAGGTGAGCCTCTGACTGCATCCTGCCAGCGAAGAGCTAGCGCCAAACGGAGCAGCCGGTCCGGCCACCGGAGTCGCCCCAGTAGTGGAGATGAGGACAGTGATGACGCTTCATCGCACCGGCTACACCAAAAGTCTCCATCCCAGTACagcgaggaggaggaagaggaggaagactcAGGCAGTGAGCATTCCCGTAGCCGCTCCCGGTCGGGCCGACACCATTCCTCACACCGTTCTTCCCGGCGTTCTTACTCAAGTAGCTCAGATGCTTCTTCAGACCAGAGCTGCTACAGTAGACAGCGCAGCTACTCTGATGACAGCTACAGTGACTATAGTGACCGATCTCGAAGGCACTCCAAGCGCTCCCATGACTCTGACGACTCCGACTACGCCAGCTCCAAGCACCGGTCCAAACGGCACAAATACTCCTCTTCCGATGATGACTACAGCCTCAGTTGCAGCCCGTCCCGGAGCCGCTCTCGGAGTCACACCAGGGAGCGCTCGCGGTCCCGGGGCCGCAGCCGCAGCAGCAGCTGTAGCCGCAGCCGGAGCAAGCGGAGAAGCCGCAGCACCACGGCCCACAGCTGGCAGCGGAGCCGAAGCTATAGCCGTGACCGCAGCCGCAGCACCAGGAGCCCTTCCCAGAGATCGGGTTCCAGGAAGGGGTCATGGGGTCACGAAAGCCCGGAGGAAAGACGTTCTGGTCGTCGAGACTTCATCCGCTCTAAAATCTACCGCTCCCAGTCTCCCCACTATTTCCGATCAGGCCGGGGAGAAGGTCCCGGGAAGaaagaagatggcagaggagacGATGGCAAAGGGACAGGCCCACCGTCCCAGAACAGCAGTGTTGGTGCAGGAAGGGGGTTAGAAGGTGACTGTAGCCCCGAAGACAAGAACTCTGTCACTGCCAAGCTGCTGCTGGAGAAGATCCAGTCAAGGAAAGTAGAGAGGAAACCCAGTGTGAGCGAGGAGGTGCTGGCCACCCCTAATAAAGCCGGGCTCAAACTCAAGGACCCCCCGCAAGGTTACTTTGGGCCCAAGCTCCCCCCGTCTCTTGGCAATAAGCCTGTCCTTCCACTGATAGGGAAGCTCCCAGCTACCCGAAAGCCCAACACCAAGAAATGTGAAGAGTCTGGCTTAGAAAGAGGGGAAGAGCAAGAACAGTCAGAGACAGAAGAAGGGCCTCCAGGGGGTAGCGATGCCCCATTTGGACATCAGTTCCCTTCAGAGGAAACATCTGGCCCCTTATCAGACCCACCCCCAGAAGAGCCAAAGTCTGAGGAAGCTACTGCTGATCACCCTGTGGCTCCACTAGGCACCCCAGTGCACTCGGACTGCTATTCCGGGGACCCCACCATCTCCCATAACTACCTCCCTGACCCCAGCGACGGGGACACCCTAGAGTCCTTGGATAGTGGCAGTCAGCCAGGCCCTGTGGAATCCAGCTTGCTGCCTATAGCGCCAGACCTTGAGCACTTCCCCAGTTATGCACCTCCCAGTGGGGATCCTAGTATTGAGTCAGCTGATGGGGCTGAGGATGCTTCTCTGGCCCCGCTGGAGAGCCAGCCCATCACTTTCACCCCCGAGGAGATGGAGAAGTACAGCAAGCTCCAGCAGGCCGCACAGCAGCACATCCAGCAGCAGCTTCTGGCTAAGCAAGTGAAGGCCTTCCCCGCCTCGGCTGCCCTGGCCCCAGCCACTCCGGCCCTGCAGCCCATCCACATCCAGCAGCCAGCCACAGCCTCTGCCACCTCCATCACGACTGTCCAGCATGCCATCCTGCAGCATCACGCGGCGGCAGCTGCTGCTGCCATTGGAATCCACCCCCACCCGCATCCCCAGCCACTTGCCCAAGTACATCATATTCCCCAGCCCCACCTAACCCCCATTTCCTTGTCCCACCTCACTCACTCAATCATCCCTGGTCACCCTGCCACCTTTCTCGCTAGCCATCCCATCCATATCATTCCCGCCTCAGCCATTCATCCTGGGCCCTTCACCTTCCATCCTGTCCCGCATGCCGCCCTCTACCCTACCCTGCTTGCTCCACGGCCTGCTGCGGCAGCTGCCACCGCCCTCCACCTTCACCCACTACTTCACCCCATCTTCTCAGGTCAGGACCTGCAGCACCCGCCTAGCCATGGCACATGA
- the GPATCH8 gene encoding G patch domain-containing protein 8 isoform X2 — protein sequence MADRFSRFNEDRDFQGNHFDQYEEGHLEIEQASLDKPIESDNIGHRLLQKHGWKLGQGLGKSLQGRTDPIPIVVKYDVMGMGRMEMELDYAEDATERRRVLEVEKEDTEELRQKYKDYVDKEKAIAKALEDLRANFYCELCDKQYQKHQEFDNHINSYDHAHKQRLKDLKQREFARNVSSRSRKDEKKQEKALRRLHELAEQRKQAECAPGSGPMFRPTTVAVDEEGGEDDKDESATNSGTSAAATCGLGSEFSTDKGGPFTAVQITNTTGLAQAPGLASQGISFGIKNNLGTPLQKLGVSFSFAKKAPVKLESIASVFKDHAEEGTSEDGTKADEKGSDQGLQKMGDSDGNSNLDGKKEDEDPQDGGSLASTLSKLKRMKREEGAGAAEPEYYHYIPPAHCKVKPNFPFLLFMRASEQMEGDNSIHPKNALESKKSSSPKPKGCIKVAASQGAEKTVDEVPEQQTATSVTEPSDPGSKAETKKASGGDVSEQNVESPSQKGSENQICESNPSKETCQVIAAGKESQEGPKHPTGPFFPVLSKDESTALQWPSELLIFTKAEPSISYSCNPLYFDFKLSRNKDARAKGTEKPKDAGGSSKDHLQGLDAGEPNKTKEGGENVEHSSGGRMDAPASGSGCSSLNKQEPGGSHGSETEDTGRSLPSKKERSGKSHRHKKKKKHKKSSKHKRKHKPDPEEKSSKTESGEKSKKRKKRKRKKNKSSAPADSERGPKPEPPGSGSPAPPRRRRRAQDASQRRPLPAEEGGSGKKDEGGGGGDSQDHGGRKHRGEPLTASCQRRASAKRSSRSGHRSRPSSGDEDSDDASSHRLHQKSPSQYSEEEEEEEDSGSEHSRSRSRSGRHHSSHRSSRRSYSSSSDASSDQSCYSRQRSYSDDSYSDYSDRSRRHSKRSHDSDDSDYASSKHRSKRHKYSSSDDDYSLSCSPSRSRSRSHTRERSRSRGRSRSSSCSRSRSKRRSRSTTAHSWQRSRSYSRDRSRSTRSPSQRSGSRKGSWGHESPEERRSGRRDFIRSKIYRSQSPHYFRSGRGEGPGKKEDGRGDDGKGTGPPSQNSSVGAGRGLEGDCSPEDKNSVTAKLLLEKIQSRKVERKPSVSEEVLATPNKAGLKLKDPPQGYFGPKLPPSLGNKPVLPLIGKLPATRKPNTKKCEESGLERGEEQEQSETEEGPPGGSDAPFGHQFPSEETSGPLSDPPPEEPKSEEATADHPVAPLGTPVHSDCYSGDPTISHNYLPDPSDGDTLESLDSGSQPGPVESSLLPIAPDLEHFPSYAPPSGDPSIESADGAEDASLAPLESQPITFTPEEMEKYSKLQQAAQQHIQQQLLAKQVKAFPASAALAPATPALQPIHIQQPATASATSITTVQHAILQHHAAAAAAAIGIHPHPHPQPLAQVHHIPQPHLTPISLSHLTHSIIPGHPATFLASHPIHIIPASAIHPGPFTFHPVPHAALYPTLLAPRPAAAAATALHLHPLLHPIFSGQDLQHPPSHGT from the exons TACTGTGAACTCTGTGATAAGCAGTATCAGAAACATCAGGAATTTGACAACCATATCAACTCCTATGATcatgcacacaagcag AGATTGAAAGATCTTAAGCAGAGAGAGTTTGCTCGAAATGTCTCTTCAAGATCCCGTAAAgatgagaagaaacaggaaaaagccCTTCGGCGGCTCCATGAATTGgcagaacaaaggaaacaagctGAATG TGCACCTGGAAGTGGTCCCATGTTCAGACCAACCACGGTGGCTGTAGATGAAGAAGGTGGAGAGGATGATAAAGATGAATCAGCTACAAACAGTGGCACAAGTGCTGCTGCCACTTGTGGCCTGGGATCTGAATTCTCCACAGATAAAGGAGGCCCTTTCACTGCAGTACAAATCACTAATACCACTGGACTGGCACAGGCCCCTGGGTTAGCCTCCCAAGGCATCAGCTTTGGCATTAAGAATAATTTAGGGACTCCACTACAAAAATTGGGAGTGTCATTTTCCTTTGCCAAGAAGGCTCCTGTCAAACTCGAATCAATAGCATCAGTTTTCAAGGACCATGCAGAGGAAGGGACTTCTGAAGATGGAACAAAAGCTGATGAGAAGGGTTCTGACCAAGGACTGCAGAAGATGGGAGACTCTGACGGTAACAGTAATCTTGATGgtaaaaaagaagatgaagaccCTCAGGATGGAGGGTCCCTTGCCTCGACGTTATCtaagttaaaaagaatgaagcGAGAAGAAGGAGCTGGGGCTGCAGAGCCAGAGTATTACCACTACATTCCCCCAGCACACTGCAAAGTAAAACCAAATTTCCCCTTCCTACTCTTTATGAGAGCCAGTGAACAAATGGAAGGTGATAATAGTATACACCCAAAGAATGCCCTAGAGAGCAAAAAAAGCAGTTCTCCCAAGCCTAAAGGCTGTATCAAGGTGGCAGCAAGCCAAGGAGCAGAGAAGACAGTTGATGAAGTCCCCGAGCAACAGACGGCAACCAGCGTCACAGAGCCCTCAGATCCTGGAAGCAAAGCTGAGACAAAAAAGGCCTCAGGAGGGGATGTAAGTGAGCAGAATGTAGAGAGTCCAAGTCAGAAGGGTTCAGAGAACCAAATATGCGAGTCGAACCCTTCTAAAGAAACCTGTCAGGTCATCGCAGCAGGGAAAGAAAGCCAGGAGGGACCCAAACATCCTACTGGTCCCTTCTTTCCGGTTTTGAGCAAAGATGAAAGCACTGCCCTCCAGTGGCCATCAGAACTCTTAATTTTTACCAAGGCAGAACCCTCCATTTCATACAGTTGTAACCCTTTATACTTTGACTTTAAACTTTCAAGGAACAAAGATGCCAGAGCTAAAGGGACAGAAAAACCAAAGGATGCAGGAGGCTCCTCAAAGGACCATCTCCAAGGCCTTGATGCTGGTGAGCCAAATAAAACCAAGGAGGGGGGAGAGAATGTAGAACATTCCTCGGGAGGCAGAATGGATGCACCTGCTTCAGGGTCTGGCTGTAGCAGTCTGAATAAGCAGGAACCTGGGGGAAGCCATGGGTCAGAGAcagaggacacagggaggagCCTTCCTAGCAAGAAAGAACGGTCTGGGAAGTCCCACcgacacaaaaagaaaaagaagcacaaaaaGTCAAGCAAACACAAACGGAAACACAAGCCTGACCCAGAAGAGAAAAGCTCTAAGACAGAATCTGGGGAAAAGTCTAAGAAGCGCAAGAAACGAAAACGAAAGAAGAATAAGTCATCAGCTCCGGCAGATTCTGAACGGGGACCCAAACCAGAACCCCCTGGGAGTGGTAGCCCTGCACCGCCCAGACGACGGCGGCGAGCTCAAGACGCTTCCCAGCGGAGGCCCCTCCCAGCTGAAGAGGGGGGCAGTGGCAAAAAGGAtgaaggtgggggtggtggcGACTCCCAGGATCACGGTGGCCGGAAACACAGAGGTGAGCCTCTGACTGCATCCTGCCAGCGAAGAGCTAGCGCCAAACGGAGCAGCCGGTCCGGCCACCGGAGTCGCCCCAGTAGTGGAGATGAGGACAGTGATGACGCTTCATCGCACCGGCTACACCAAAAGTCTCCATCCCAGTACagcgaggaggaggaagaggaggaagactcAGGCAGTGAGCATTCCCGTAGCCGCTCCCGGTCGGGCCGACACCATTCCTCACACCGTTCTTCCCGGCGTTCTTACTCAAGTAGCTCAGATGCTTCTTCAGACCAGAGCTGCTACAGTAGACAGCGCAGCTACTCTGATGACAGCTACAGTGACTATAGTGACCGATCTCGAAGGCACTCCAAGCGCTCCCATGACTCTGACGACTCCGACTACGCCAGCTCCAAGCACCGGTCCAAACGGCACAAATACTCCTCTTCCGATGATGACTACAGCCTCAGTTGCAGCCCGTCCCGGAGCCGCTCTCGGAGTCACACCAGGGAGCGCTCGCGGTCCCGGGGCCGCAGCCGCAGCAGCAGCTGTAGCCGCAGCCGGAGCAAGCGGAGAAGCCGCAGCACCACGGCCCACAGCTGGCAGCGGAGCCGAAGCTATAGCCGTGACCGCAGCCGCAGCACCAGGAGCCCTTCCCAGAGATCGGGTTCCAGGAAGGGGTCATGGGGTCACGAAAGCCCGGAGGAAAGACGTTCTGGTCGTCGAGACTTCATCCGCTCTAAAATCTACCGCTCCCAGTCTCCCCACTATTTCCGATCAGGCCGGGGAGAAGGTCCCGGGAAGaaagaagatggcagaggagacGATGGCAAAGGGACAGGCCCACCGTCCCAGAACAGCAGTGTTGGTGCAGGAAGGGGGTTAGAAGGTGACTGTAGCCCCGAAGACAAGAACTCTGTCACTGCCAAGCTGCTGCTGGAGAAGATCCAGTCAAGGAAAGTAGAGAGGAAACCCAGTGTGAGCGAGGAGGTGCTGGCCACCCCTAATAAAGCCGGGCTCAAACTCAAGGACCCCCCGCAAGGTTACTTTGGGCCCAAGCTCCCCCCGTCTCTTGGCAATAAGCCTGTCCTTCCACTGATAGGGAAGCTCCCAGCTACCCGAAAGCCCAACACCAAGAAATGTGAAGAGTCTGGCTTAGAAAGAGGGGAAGAGCAAGAACAGTCAGAGACAGAAGAAGGGCCTCCAGGGGGTAGCGATGCCCCATTTGGACATCAGTTCCCTTCAGAGGAAACATCTGGCCCCTTATCAGACCCACCCCCAGAAGAGCCAAAGTCTGAGGAAGCTACTGCTGATCACCCTGTGGCTCCACTAGGCACCCCAGTGCACTCGGACTGCTATTCCGGGGACCCCACCATCTCCCATAACTACCTCCCTGACCCCAGCGACGGGGACACCCTAGAGTCCTTGGATAGTGGCAGTCAGCCAGGCCCTGTGGAATCCAGCTTGCTGCCTATAGCGCCAGACCTTGAGCACTTCCCCAGTTATGCACCTCCCAGTGGGGATCCTAGTATTGAGTCAGCTGATGGGGCTGAGGATGCTTCTCTGGCCCCGCTGGAGAGCCAGCCCATCACTTTCACCCCCGAGGAGATGGAGAAGTACAGCAAGCTCCAGCAGGCCGCACAGCAGCACATCCAGCAGCAGCTTCTGGCTAAGCAAGTGAAGGCCTTCCCCGCCTCGGCTGCCCTGGCCCCAGCCACTCCGGCCCTGCAGCCCATCCACATCCAGCAGCCAGCCACAGCCTCTGCCACCTCCATCACGACTGTCCAGCATGCCATCCTGCAGCATCACGCGGCGGCAGCTGCTGCTGCCATTGGAATCCACCCCCACCCGCATCCCCAGCCACTTGCCCAAGTACATCATATTCCCCAGCCCCACCTAACCCCCATTTCCTTGTCCCACCTCACTCACTCAATCATCCCTGGTCACCCTGCCACCTTTCTCGCTAGCCATCCCATCCATATCATTCCCGCCTCAGCCATTCATCCTGGGCCCTTCACCTTCCATCCTGTCCCGCATGCCGCCCTCTACCCTACCCTGCTTGCTCCACGGCCTGCTGCGGCAGCTGCCACCGCCCTCCACCTTCACCCACTACTTCACCCCATCTTCTCAGGTCAGGACCTGCAGCACCCGCCTAGCCATGGCACATGA